CATGTTCATGTAGCGCGCGTCTTCCAGCAAAAAGGCATCATGCCCATGGGGCGCATCAATCTCGGCATAGGTCACGCGGCGCCGGTTGCATACCAGTGCCTGCACGATTTCGCGCGAGCGCTCCGGCGAAAAGCGCCAGTCGGTGGTGAATGAGGCGAGGAAGAAGTCGGCTTTGGTGCCGGCCAGCGCGCGCGTCAGGTCGCCGCCAAAATGGCGCGCGGGGTCGAAGTAGTCGAGCGCCTTGGTGATCAGCAGGTAGGTATTGGCGTCAAAGTATTCCGAAAACTTGTCGCCCTGGTAGCGCAGGTAGGACTCGATCTCGAAGTCGATGCCGAAGTCGAACTTGTAGTCGTTCGATTCGGCGGCATTGCGCAGCTTGCGGCCGAATTTTTCGGCCATGTCGTCGTTCGACAGGTAGGTGATGTGGCCGACCATGCGCGCCACGCGCAGGCCGTTCTTCGGCACCACGCCGTGGGCATAGAAGTCGCCGCCGCGGTAGTCGGGGTCCGACAGGATGGCCTGGCGCGCCACGTCGTTAAAAGCGATGTTCTGGGCCGACAGCTTGGCGGTGGAGGCTATCACGGCGCAGTGGCGCAGCCGGTCCGGGTACATCATGCTCCAGGCCAGCGCCTGCATGCCGCCCAGCGAGCCGCCCATGACGCAGGCAAACTGCGCGATGCCCAGCCGGTCGGCCAGCCGCGCCTGGGCATTGACCCAGTCTTCCACGGTCACCACCGGGAAGGCGGCGCCATAGGGCTTGCCGGTGGCCGGATTGTCATGCATGGGGCCAGTGGAGCCGAAACAGGAGCCAAGGTTGTTCACGCCAATGACGAAGAAGCGGTCCGTGTCCACCGGCTTGCCGGGTCCGACCATGTTGTCCCACCAGCCGGTGCTCTTGGGATCGCCCTCGTACATGCCAGCCACGTGGTGCGAGGCATTGAGCGCGTGGCACACCAGTACCGCGTTCGATTTGGCGGCGTTCAAGGTGCCGTAGGTTTCGTACACCAGGGTGTAATCGGCAAGCGTGGCGCCGCCCTGGAGCTTGAGCGGCTCGGCGAAATGCAGTTTCTGCGGCGTGACTATTCCAGTGGATGACATGAGGTCCGGTAAAAAGTAAATACTGTTTGAATCAAATCACCTGCAGCTGCTCGACCGCCTCGGCAATCGCGCCCGGCTCCATGCTGCGCAGGATGCGGCGGGTCTGCGGGGTGATGGTGCCAAGGTCGCAGTTGAGGATTTCCTGCTTGACGGCCAGCAGCTGCGCCGGGTGCATGGAAAACTCGCGCAAGCCCATGCCCAGCAACAGTCGCGTGAGCTTGGTGTCGCCCGCCATTTCGCCGCATACGGCAACGTCGATGCCGGCCTTTTTGCCGGCCATGATGGTCATGGCGATCAGCTGCAAAATGGCCGGGTGCAGCGGGTTGTACAGGTGCGCCACTTCGTAATCGACCCGGTCGATCGCCAGCGTGTACTGGATCAGGTCATTGGTGCCGATGGAGAGGAAGTCCATGCGCTTGACGAACATGGGCAGCGCCAGCGCGGCCGCGGGAATTTCAATCATGGCGCCGACCTTGATCTCGGGGTCGTACTTCTGCCCTGCTTCGCGCAGCTGGGCCTTGGCCTGCTCGATCATGGCCAGCGACTGGTCGATCTCGAACGCATGCGCCAGCATGGGGATGAGCATGCGCACCTTGCCAAAGGCGGAGGCGCGCAGGATGGCGCGCAGCTGGGTCAGGAACAGCTGCGGCTCGGCCAGGCAGTAGCGGATGGCACGCAGGCCGAGCGCGGGATTCAAGGCCGTGTGCTCGGTCTGGTCGAGCGGCTTGTCGGCGCCGATGTCGAGCGTGCGGATGGTGACCGGCCGCCCTTTCATGGCTACCACGGCCTTCTTGTACTGCTCGTACTGTTCGTCCTCGCTCGGCACGCGGTGGGTGTGGCCGCTGCGCGCCATGAACAGGAACTCGGAGCGGAACAGGCCAATGCCTTCGGCGCCCGACTCCAGCGCACCGGGACAGTCGTCCGGCAGCTCGATGTTCGCGTGCAGGACAATACTGGTGCCGTCGCGCGTGACGGCCGGCGTTTTCTTGAGTTTCAGGAGCTTCTTGCGCGCCTTGAGCATGGCTCCCTGGCGCGCACGGTACTGTTCCAGCACCAGGGGGCTCGGGTTGGCAATCACCACGCCGGCGTCACCGTCGATGATGACCCAGTCATCCTGCTCGATCAGCTGGGACGCTTGCGACATGCCGACCGCCGCCGGAATATCCAGGCTGCGCGCCACGATGGCGGTGTGCGAGTTCTGCCCGCCGACGTCGGTGACAAAGCCGATGAAGGAGCGGTCGCGGAACTGCAGCATGTCGGCCGGCGAAATGTCGTGCGCCACCACGATCATCTGCGGCTGGAATTCGTCATCCGATACCGGCGCCGGCGAGATCTGGGCCGTGCCCATCAGGACCTTGAGCACGCGCTCGGCCACCTGCTGGATGTCGGCCTTGCGCTCGCGCAGGTACTCGTCTTCGATCTCGTCGAATTGCGCCGACAGTTCGTCGATCTGGGTCACCAGCGCCCACTCCGCGTTGTAATGGCGGGTGCGGATGATGTCAAGCGGCGCTTCCGAGATCATGGGGTCGGACAGGATCAGCGCGTGCACGTCGATAAAGGCGCCCAGTTCGGTCGGGGCATCCTTGGGCAGGTCGGTCCACAGGGCCTGCAGGCCGCGGTGCACTTCGGCCAGGGCGTCCTGCAGGCGCCTGACTTCATTTTCCAGCTGCTCTTCAGCCACCAGGTAGTGCTTGACGTCGAGCGCGGCAGGGGTGAGCTTGTGCGCGCGCCCGATGGAGATGCCGCGGGAGACGGGTATGCCATGAAGCGTGAACGATGCCATCGGTTGTCCTGGGTGTCCAAAATGGTGGCGGCCGGGTGGTCGGTCCGGCGGCATTACTCGCCTTCGCCGAACTTGTCGTTGATCAGTCCTGCAAGGGCGATGACGCATTCCTGCTCGTCCGGGCCATCGGCCTCCAGCGTGACCTTGGCGCCCTTGCCGGCGGCCAGCATCATCACGCCCATGATCGACTTGGCATTGATGCGGCGGCCATTACGCGAGAGCCAGACGTCGCTCTTGTAGCGCGCGGCCATCTGGGTGAACTTGGCCGAGGCGCGTGCATGCAGTCCCAGCTTGTTGATGATTTCGAGGTCTTGTTGAATCATGTGGTTGGCGTCTTTATCAATCGGTGTCTGAGTTCTGCTGCGCGTGAAACGGGGATGATGCTCTGTTACGCCGGTCCTACCCTGACCCGGTTGTCGACCCGCACCGCGCCGCTCTGGGCCCCCGCCAGCGCCATTTCCACCACCACGTCGAGCGTGTCGCGGCGGTAGGTGATGGCGCGCAGGAGCATGGGCAGGCTGATGCCGGCAATGACTTCCACATGGCCGGCGTCGGCCAGCGAATTGCAGCAGTTCGACGGCGTGCCGCCTTTGATGTCGGTGATCACCAGCACGCCGCTGCCGTCATCCAGGCGGCCAATGGCGGTGCGCGCCAATTCGTTCACTTCAGCCAGGTCCTGGTCGGCCGCCACGTCAATGGCTTCAAAGCGCTCGGTGGGGCCGCGGAACACGTGCGCGACGGCGGCGATAAAGGCCTGTCCCAGCGGGGCGTGGGTCATGAGGAGGATGCCGACCATGTCAGGCCTTCCCTGCCTGCTGCTCGAGCGCGTCGATGAACATCGCGGCCACGTCGAAGCCACTTTGGTCGGTGATCTCCTGGAAGCACGTGGGACTGGTCACGTTCACTTCGGTCAGGCATTCGCCGATCACGTCCAGCCCCACCAGCAGCAGGCCGCGCGCGGCCAGGACGGGGCCGATCGCTTCGGCGATGTGGCGGTCGCGCGCCGTCAGCGGCTGGGCCACGCCGACGCCACCGGCGGCCAGGTTGCCGCGAATTTCGTCGCCTTGCGGGATGCGCGCCAGCGAAAAGGGGACCGGCTTGCCGTTGATGACGAGGATGCGCTTGTCGCCGCTGACGATTTCGGGAATGTAGCGCTGGGCCATGATGGTGCGCGTGCCATTGCAGCTCAAGGTCTCGATGACGGAACCGAGGTTCATGCCGTCGGCCTTGATGCGGAAGATGCCGGCCCCGCCCATGCCGTCGAGCGGCTTGAAAATGACGTCGCCATGCTGGGCGTGGAAGGCGCGCAGGCGCGCCGGGTCGGACGCGACCAGGGTGGGCGAGGTGTATTCGGAAAACTGGGCAATGGCGAGCTTTTCGTTGTGGTCGCGGATGGCCGAGGGCTTGTTGAAAACGCGCGCGCCGGCGCGCTGCGCCAGTTCCAGCAGGTAGGTCGCGTACACGTACTCCATGTCGAAGGGCGGGTCCTTGCGCTGCAGGACGGCGTCGAAGTCGGACAGGCGGCGCGCCACCTTGGGCGTGGCCACGTACCACTTGTCCGGATTACCGGTCAGCGTCAGGTGGGCGATATGGGCCGATACCTCGCCCCCTTCCAGCGCCATGTCGCCCTGCTCGAACGCATGGACTTCGTGCCCGCGGCGGGCCGCTTCGCGCATCATGGCGAAGGTGGAATCCTTGTACGTTTTGAAGCCTGCCAGCGGATCGGCAAGGAAAGCGATTTTCATGGACGTTTCCAGTCAGGGTAATGCCCTGATTTTATCCGGAAACAGCAATGTTGGCTTGATATGGCCGCGGCGAGGGGGGCCGCCCCCCTCCCCTGGCGCCGCGGGTGGTGGTCAATACACTTCCGGATTCGGATCGGTGCGTTCCAGTTCCAGCGAGGCAGCCAGCAGTCCGAGGCGCGCCACCACCCCGTACACATAGAAGCGGTTCGGCGCGGCGGTGCCGGGCTTGGCCTTGAGGTCGGGGACAGCGTGCTGCTGGGCAAAGGCCAGCGGCACGTACTGGGAACCGGGCGCATTCAGGTTCTGGTCCACCCCGCGCTCGGCGTGGATGCGGTAAAAGCCGCCCACCACGTAGCGGTCGATCATGTAGACCACCGGTTCGGCCACGGCATCGTTGACGTTTTCAAAGGTGGGCACGCCTTCCTGGATGATCAGGTCGGTCACTTCCACGCCATCCTTGATGACCGACATCTTGCTGCGCTGGCGCTGCGACAGGTCGCGCACGTCGTTGGCATCCTTGACCGTCATGATGCCCATGCCGTAGGTGCCGGCGTCCGGCTTGACGATGACGAAGGGCTTTTCCTTGATACCGTATTCCTTGTATTTCTTGCGGATCTTGGCCAGCAGCATGGTGACATTGTCGGCCAGGCACTCGGAACCGTTATCTTCCTGCATGTTGATCTGGCCGCACTTGGCGTGGAAAGGATTGACCATCCACGGGTCGACATCGATCAGCTTGCCGAACTTTTTCGCCACTTCGTCGTAGGCTGCCAGGTGGTTGCTCTTGCGCCGCAGGGCCCAGCCGGCGTGGGCCGGCGGCAGCAGCGACTGTTCATGCACGTTTTCCAGCAGCGATGGAATGCCGGCCGACAGGTCGTTATTGAGCAAGATGGTGCAGGGGTCGAAGTCGACCAGGCCGATGCGGCGCCCATTGCTTGATCTCACCATCGGCTCGATGACCAGCATGTTGCCGTCTGGCAGCGCCAGCGGCGTGGGCTGGGTGATTTCCGGCGACATGGAGCCCAGGCGCACGTGCAGGCCGGTCTGGCGGAAAATCTGCATCAGGCGCGCCACGTTTTGCAGGTAATGCGGGTTGCGCGTGTGCGCTTCGGGTACCAGCAGCAGGTTGCGCGCGTCCGGGCAATACTTGTCGATGGCGGCCATGGCGGCCTGCACGGCCAGCGGCAGCATCTCGGTGGCCAGGTTGTTAAAGCCGCCAGGGAACAGGTTGGTGTCGACCGGCGCCAGCTTGTAGCCGGCATTGCGCAAGTCCACCGAGCAGTAGAACGGCGGCGTATGCTCCTGCCACTCCATCCGGAACCAGCGCTCGATGGCGGGGGTAGCTGCGAGAATCTTTTTCTCGAGGTCGAGGAGCGGGCCGGTGAGGGCCGTGGCGAGGTGCGGAACCATGAATTGACGTCCTTAAGGCTTCTTGATGATCGTGAACAGCTACATCGGGGCGGAACCGGCATTTTAAAGCGATTCGGGACGCAGAATGCAAAAAGGCGCCCGCAGGCGCCTGTTTGACCCGCGCAATGCGGGCCGGGGACGGCAAATTCAGGCGTGGTAGGCCGATTCGCCGTGGCTGGTGATGTCGAGGCCTTCCCGTTCTTCTTCTTCCGGTACCCGCAGGCCGATGACCAGGTCGACCAGCTTGTAGGCAACGAAGGCCACCACAGCCGACCACAGCACGGTGACGCCGACGGCGGTCAGCTGGGTGATGACCTGGCCGCCAATCGAGTAGTCGGCCGATGCCTTGTTGGCAACGTAGTCGAAAATGCCCTGGCCGCCCAGCGACGGTGCGGCGAACACGCCGGTCAGCAGGGCGCCGAGGATGCCGCCCACGCCGTGCACGCCAAACACGTCGAGCGCGTCGTCGGCACCGATCAGGCGCTTCAAGCCATTCACGCCCCACAGGCAGACAATGCCGGAGAGCAGACCGATGACCAGGCCGCCCATGGGGCCGACAAAGCCGGCCGCCGGGGTGATGGCGACCAGGCCGGCCACGGCGCCGGAGGCGGCGCCCAGCATCGATGGCTTGCCCTTGGTGACCCACTCGCCCAGGATCCAGGACAGGGTGGCGGCGGCAGTGGCCAGCAGGGTGTTGATGAAGGCCAGGGCGGCAATGTCGCCCGCTTCCAGCGCCGAGCCGGCATTGAAGCCGAACCAACCGGCCCACAGCAGGGAGGCGCCGATCATGGTCATGGTCAGCGAATGCGGGGCCATCGATTCACGGCCATAGCCCACGCGTTTGCCGATCATGATGGCGCCCACCAGGCCGGCAATGGCAGCGTTGATGTGGACCACGGTACCGCCGGCAAAATCAAGCGCGCCGTGCTGGAACAGGTAGCCGGCCTTGGCGCCTTCTGAGGCGAGGGTGGCGGCGTCGGTGATCATGTCGGGACCGGTCCAGAACCAGACCATGTGGGCCACCGGCAGGTAGCTGAAGGTGAACCACAGCACCACAAAAGCGAGCACGGCAGCGAACTTGATACGCTCGGCAAAGGCGCCCACGATCAGCGCGCACGTGATGGCGGCAAAGGTGCCCTGGAAGGCGACAAAGACAAACTCGGGAATGACGACGCCCTTGCTGAAGGTGGCGGCATAGGCAAAGGTGCCGGCCACGGGATCCCAGATGCCGCCCAGTGCGAGGCGGTCAAAGCCACCAATGAAGGCATTGCCGGCGGTGAAGGCGAGCGAATAGCCGTACACGCACCACAGCACGATGACGAGGGCAAACACGGTAAATACCTGCATCAGCACCGACAGCATGTTCTTGCTGCGCACCAGGCCGCCGTAAAACAGGGCCAGGCCGGGAATGGTCATGATGATGACGAGGATGGTGGCTATGAACATCCAGGTGGTGTCGCCCTTGTGGGGCACGGGGGCAGGCGCGGCGGCCGGAGCTTCGGCAGCGGCCACCGGCAGCGCGGCGGCAGCTGCCTCGGCCGCTGCCCCGTCCGGTACGCCGGCAGCGTCAGCTGCCGGTGCCGAGATC
This region of Massilia sp. PAMC28688 genomic DNA includes:
- the ptsP gene encoding phosphoenolpyruvate--protein phosphotransferase, which gives rise to MASFTLHGIPVSRGISIGRAHKLTPAALDVKHYLVAEEQLENEVRRLQDALAEVHRGLQALWTDLPKDAPTELGAFIDVHALILSDPMISEAPLDIIRTRHYNAEWALVTQIDELSAQFDEIEDEYLRERKADIQQVAERVLKVLMGTAQISPAPVSDDEFQPQMIVVAHDISPADMLQFRDRSFIGFVTDVGGQNSHTAIVARSLDIPAAVGMSQASQLIEQDDWVIIDGDAGVVIANPSPLVLEQYRARQGAMLKARKKLLKLKKTPAVTRDGTSIVLHANIELPDDCPGALESGAEGIGLFRSEFLFMARSGHTHRVPSEDEQYEQYKKAVVAMKGRPVTIRTLDIGADKPLDQTEHTALNPALGLRAIRYCLAEPQLFLTQLRAILRASAFGKVRMLIPMLAHAFEIDQSLAMIEQAKAQLREAGQKYDPEIKVGAMIEIPAAALALPMFVKRMDFLSIGTNDLIQYTLAIDRVDYEVAHLYNPLHPAILQLIAMTIMAGKKAGIDVAVCGEMAGDTKLTRLLLGMGLREFSMHPAQLLAVKQEILNCDLGTITPQTRRILRSMEPGAIAEAVEQLQVI
- the gshA gene encoding glutamate--cysteine ligase; amino-acid sequence: MVPHLATALTGPLLDLEKKILAATPAIERWFRMEWQEHTPPFYCSVDLRNAGYKLAPVDTNLFPGGFNNLATEMLPLAVQAAMAAIDKYCPDARNLLLVPEAHTRNPHYLQNVARLMQIFRQTGLHVRLGSMSPEITQPTPLALPDGNMLVIEPMVRSSNGRRIGLVDFDPCTILLNNDLSAGIPSLLENVHEQSLLPPAHAGWALRRKSNHLAAYDEVAKKFGKLIDVDPWMVNPFHAKCGQINMQEDNGSECLADNVTMLLAKIRKKYKEYGIKEKPFVIVKPDAGTYGMGIMTVKDANDVRDLSQRQRSKMSVIKDGVEVTDLIIQEGVPTFENVNDAVAEPVVYMIDRYVVGGFYRIHAERGVDQNLNAPGSQYVPLAFAQQHAVPDLKAKPGTAAPNRFYVYGVVARLGLLAASLELERTDPNPEVY
- a CDS encoding PTS sugar transporter subunit IIA, translated to MVGILLMTHAPLGQAFIAAVAHVFRGPTERFEAIDVAADQDLAEVNELARTAIGRLDDGSGVLVITDIKGGTPSNCCNSLADAGHVEVIAGISLPMLLRAITYRRDTLDVVVEMALAGAQSGAVRVDNRVRVGPA
- a CDS encoding HPr family phosphocarrier protein — encoded protein: MIQQDLEIINKLGLHARASAKFTQMAARYKSDVWLSRNGRRINAKSIMGVMMLAAGKGAKVTLEADGPDEQECVIALAGLINDKFGEGE
- a CDS encoding ammonium transporter, whose protein sequence is MKNTLLKWLGAAALLAAVGGALPALAQDASPAAAPAISAPAADAAGVPDGAAAEAAAAALPVAAAEAPAAAPAPVPHKGDTTWMFIATILVIIMTIPGLALFYGGLVRSKNMLSVLMQVFTVFALVIVLWCVYGYSLAFTAGNAFIGGFDRLALGGIWDPVAGTFAYAATFSKGVVIPEFVFVAFQGTFAAITCALIVGAFAERIKFAAVLAFVVLWFTFSYLPVAHMVWFWTGPDMITDAATLASEGAKAGYLFQHGALDFAGGTVVHINAAIAGLVGAIMIGKRVGYGRESMAPHSLTMTMIGASLLWAGWFGFNAGSALEAGDIAALAFINTLLATAAATLSWILGEWVTKGKPSMLGAASGAVAGLVAITPAAGFVGPMGGLVIGLLSGIVCLWGVNGLKRLIGADDALDVFGVHGVGGILGALLTGVFAAPSLGGQGIFDYVANKASADYSIGGQVITQLTAVGVTVLWSAVVAFVAYKLVDLVIGLRVPEEEEREGLDITSHGESAYHA
- a CDS encoding homoserine O-acetyltransferase → MSSTGIVTPQKLHFAEPLKLQGGATLADYTLVYETYGTLNAAKSNAVLVCHALNASHHVAGMYEGDPKSTGWWDNMVGPGKPVDTDRFFVIGVNNLGSCFGSTGPMHDNPATGKPYGAAFPVVTVEDWVNAQARLADRLGIAQFACVMGGSLGGMQALAWSMMYPDRLRHCAVIASTAKLSAQNIAFNDVARQAILSDPDYRGGDFYAHGVVPKNGLRVARMVGHITYLSNDDMAEKFGRKLRNAAESNDYKFDFGIDFEIESYLRYQGDKFSEYFDANTYLLITKALDYFDPARHFGGDLTRALAGTKADFFLASFTTDWRFSPERSREIVQALVCNRRRVTYAEIDAPHGHDAFLLEDARYMNMVRAYYERIWDGIK
- the gshB gene encoding glutathione synthase, whose amino-acid sequence is MKIAFLADPLAGFKTYKDSTFAMMREAARRGHEVHAFEQGDMALEGGEVSAHIAHLTLTGNPDKWYVATPKVARRLSDFDAVLQRKDPPFDMEYVYATYLLELAQRAGARVFNKPSAIRDHNEKLAIAQFSEYTSPTLVASDPARLRAFHAQHGDVIFKPLDGMGGAGIFRIKADGMNLGSVIETLSCNGTRTIMAQRYIPEIVSGDKRILVINGKPVPFSLARIPQGDEIRGNLAAGGVGVAQPLTARDRHIAEAIGPVLAARGLLLVGLDVIGECLTEVNVTSPTCFQEITDQSGFDVAAMFIDALEQQAGKA